ATAAATGGAGTGGAAATTAGATACGAATAGTAAAGTTCCGATTTATCAACAAGTTGTTGATTTCATTGAAAGACGTATTATGTACGGAGAGCTTCCTCCTGGTAGTTTTCTGCCTTCAGAACGAAAGCTTGCAATGCATCTCAATATCAATCGCAGTACTGTTACAACTGCTTATAATGAACTTCGCGCTATGGGAATTGTAGAGAGTGCAACAGGGAGAGGCACACGTGTGAGTACGCATATGTGGGGCGTTTCTCCTACATTAACACCGAACTGGAGAGGATTCGTAGAAGGAGGTACGTTCTTACCAAATTTACCGCTCCTTCGCCATATTCGGGAACAAGTACAACAAAATGAAAATATCATTGATTTTGCCAACGGAGAACTTGGGTATGATCTATTTCCCCATGAACAACTGCAAATGATTTTACAAAAGCAACCTTTCACTCAGTCGCTTAGCTATGATCATCCACAAGGCTATCTTCCGTTAAGACAGGCAGCGGTAAAATACATGAGAGAGTATCTATATATTGATGCAACAGAACAATCCATTATGATTACATCTGGTGCACAGCAAGCACTTCACCTAATTGTACAATGTTTATTAAACCCAGGCGATGCGGTTGCATTTGAAAGCCCATCGCATTGTTATTCTTTACCGCTCTTCCAGTCTGCTGGTATTCGAATTTTCCCATTACCTGTTGATGAGCATGGAATTCATCCAGAAGATGTGCATGAATTATATCGTAAGCACCGTATTAAAATGATTTTTTTAAACCCAAATTTTCAAAATCCAACAGGTACGATGCTGCATCCAAACCGGAGAAAAAAACTATTATCACTATGCGCAGATTTACGTATTCCAATTGTAGAAGATGATCCATCCAGTTTGCTAACACTGGAAAAGAAAAAGCCTTGTCCGACTTTAAAATCCATTGATGAAAATGGCACAGTTATTTATGTTCATTCCTTATCCAAAATGATTGCACCAGGCCTTCGAATCGGCTGGCTCGTTGCTCCGCAGTCTGTAGTGGAAAGATTATCGGACGCGCGTCACCAAATGGAGTTAGGAATGAGCGTGCTCCCGCAGTGGCTCATGCAACAGTTTTTTGAAACCGTTCCGTTTCATATACATATGGAACAACTGCGAAGACAACTAGCGCAAAAAAGAAATCTTCTTGTTCATTCCTTAAACTGTTATCTTCAAGACTACATTTCTTTTTCAAATCCAAATGGCGGAATCTACATATGGGGAAAAGTAAAGAAACCTATTAATGAAAAACAACTTATTATGCAAAGTTTAAAACAAGGTATTGCCTTTATGCCCGGTAGTATTTTTGGCGCAAAGAATGGCTATATTCGATTATCATATGGAAAAGTAAATATCAATCAAATAGATGAGGGGATCTCTCGTTTACATCGTGCAATGAAAACTTGTCTAAAATAGAAAAAAGCGTAAGGAAATTCCTTGCGCCTTTTCTATTTATAGCTTATTTCCCCATATTTGTTTAAAAGATTTCACATATAGGAGAGCAAGCACAGATTGAATCATAATAAATAATGATGCGGTTATCATTTTTACATTCTGATCGAATACGCCCAATACTCCCATTGTTAAACCAATCAACAGAAAAACTACACTAAACGGTGGTGTAATTTTCATTAATATCCCAAACTTTTTGTTCATACTATTCCTCCCTTTCCCCATAATCTTTTCAACAACTATATGTATTCATTATAATTTATATACCAAAAGCTGTATATTAATATATCAAAATAGAACTTTCTCTTACAAGCCCTTACGTGACTGTATGAATCTATTTTTTTAATCCGCGATATTGAGCTGTCGTCAATTCTTGTATATAAGCATCAATTTCTGGCATATTACATTCTTTCGCTATTTGTATCGCAAGTTCAATGTTATATGGGAGGCGGACAAGTTGAATCGAAAAACTCGCCGGCTCTTTTTGATCATATATACCTTCAAAGATTAAATAAGAAGATTGTGTAATCTCAAGTGGATTTCCTACACTCCCAGCATTACATAATGTTTTTCCTTTAAAGTTTTGCACAAACGCTTGGTGGACATCTCCATAGCAAACAATATCTGGCTTTCTATCACCTTCTATATTTTGTGTCACATGACTATTTTCAAACATACTCATCCGCTCTTCTCTTGTAGCATGTGGCTGAATTCTTTCATATACACTTCTAGGCGAAGCATGAAACATCCGAATCAATTTTCCGCTCATCATAAATTCTATTGAAAACGGCAGTTCTCTTAAATAATCCATTTGTTCTTCTGAAAGCTGATTTTGATGCCACTTTAATGTTTCAAATTCAGTCGGCTTTGTGATGAAGTCATCCCAGTTTCCCATTACAACTTGCTCGCATTCTTTACGAACAATATCAATGACATCGCTAGACTGCGGCCCTTTCCCTACTAAGTCACCTAAACAAAAAATTCGCTCTATCCCTCTTAATTTTATATCTTCAAGAACTGTCTCTAACGCAGGAATATTGCCGTGAATATCTGAAATAATTGCTATTTTATCCATACGTACACCTCCTGTTATTCTATATTTATTAAAGGTTTATACCAATTTGGAATATACGATGTAAAACCATTATGCTCTTCTACAATTCTTCTTAACCTTATTTTCATTTTCTCTACTAAGTTAGGTGTGATTCGATGTGTCCACACAATATCTGCGGGAAAAATCATTGCTGCGTACAAGGCATATAACTTCCAAAAATGAAGCGGTGGTTCACCCTCGCAATATCCGTGAATTTGTCCAACTGCAAATGGTACACTCGTATCGACTGTAAACAAAGGTAATTTATAAAAATCATGAATTGGATCTCCAAAATCAAATCTTGCAAAGTCAATAACAGCACGAAACTCATTACGATAAAACATAAGATTCGCTGGGTGAAAGTCGTCATGTAAAAATACAACCGGACGGTCTTGTAATAGATGTTTATGAGTTTCTACAAAAGTTAACACTTGTTTTATATCAATAAAATCCGTCTCATATTCTTCTAATGCTTGCAAGTATTTCTTATATTTATTCCATCGTAACGTTTTCCAAGATTCTTCTACATTCTTTTCCTTCACAGTATGAATTGCCTTTAATACTTCTCCCGCTCTTTTTCCAGCTATGTATTGCTCTTTCTTAGTCAATTTAGCAAGTATATCTTTTCCATCTTCTCCTTCCATCCATTCAAACACTTGTACACATTGATTGCATGAATCAAGATTTACAACATGAAGTAGTTTAGGCATTGGTATCGCTAATAATTCCAAACGACTCATATATCCGTATTCTTCCTCTTTACGTTTACGAGCTACACGATCACATACTTTTATAAAATAACGCTCACGGTTTTCTAGTTCAATTTTATACTTTTGATCTGGCGAAAACCCTTTTGAAATAACGGTACACTTTACGATATGAGATCAATTTAATCGTTTTTCTAATTCAGTTAAAACTTCTTGCACATCGATTCCTCTGCTTAATAGATGTATACACTACCTAACACTTGTTTTTTACTCTTAAGATGATGCGTTCCTTGTAATTCCACCGCAAAAGGATATTCCCCATTTTGTTCTAACTGTTCCTGTATAATCCCTTCACCGATTGGCTCACAAAATTGAATCGTTACATTTCCAAGAAATACACTTTGACAAATCGCATTCCATTCTTTATAAACTTGAGGAGAATTTACTTGTACTTCCAATAGCTCCTTCCATCGTTCCACGGTTTCACATACATTTTTCACAGTATAGTATATAGTTTGCATTTCTTTTACATCATTACGATGTGGTGCAATGACGCCACATTGTTGTAAATCTCTCCTTCTATCTGTATCACATTCTTCCCATTGTATAAAGAACGGTAATTTCGGACTACTTTCTTCCTGCTCCACAAATAACATTTTCCATTCTATGAGATGTTCATCATTTCTCATTCGTTTACCTTCGAATGGTCCTTTCACTTGTATGCCTTTTTCTACGAATTTTGTAGCTAATTCTTCAATACGATTTGTACGAAGCGCAATTTGGAGCATTCCTTCTCCATTTTGTAGTTTCTCCACAGTCTCCTGAACGAGTGGATTATCCGCTTGCTTTGCTTGTTCCTCATCCCTAACTGCTAAAAATTCAATATACGATAAATCAAAATAACTTAAACTATTCCATGTTCCCCAGTTCGTATGTTCTCCGCCTTGTACTGTATGAAATCCGAGTTCCTTCATTTGTCTTTCCGCTTCTTTTGGTGTACACCGAACAGCATGAACAAGATGATCAAATGCTAACATGCTTTTCCCTCCTCTCATCTACATCTTTTTATTATATAATCATTCCGTTATTTCAATCAATTCAAAAAACTTTTCAAAACCTAGTTGATTTATGGTTTTAATATGCATTATAATAATTAAAAATTTATATTATGCTGATTGGAAAAACCAAAGGCTCTTTTCTCACTTGAGAAAAGAGCCTTTTTATTTATTATTACAGGGGGATTATATATGCAGAAATTAATTGTCTTTGCTATTATTGGTTTTTTTGCTCAACTCATTGATGGAGCACTTGGAATGGCGTACGGGGTCACATCTACCTCATTATTATTAATGTTTGGAATCGCACCAGCCGTTG
The window above is part of the Bacillus cytotoxicus NVH 391-98 genome. Proteins encoded here:
- the pdxR gene encoding MocR-like pyridoxine biosynthesis transcription factor PdxR translates to MEWKLDTNSKVPIYQQVVDFIERRIMYGELPPGSFLPSERKLAMHLNINRSTVTTAYNELRAMGIVESATGRGTRVSTHMWGVSPTLTPNWRGFVEGGTFLPNLPLLRHIREQVQQNENIIDFANGELGYDLFPHEQLQMILQKQPFTQSLSYDHPQGYLPLRQAAVKYMREYLYIDATEQSIMITSGAQQALHLIVQCLLNPGDAVAFESPSHCYSLPLFQSAGIRIFPLPVDEHGIHPEDVHELYRKHRIKMIFLNPNFQNPTGTMLHPNRRKKLLSLCADLRIPIVEDDPSSLLTLEKKKPCPTLKSIDENGTVIYVHSLSKMIAPGLRIGWLVAPQSVVERLSDARHQMELGMSVLPQWLMQQFFETVPFHIHMEQLRRQLAQKRNLLVHSLNCYLQDYISFSNPNGGIYIWGKVKKPINEKQLIMQSLKQGIAFMPGSIFGAKNGYIRLSYGKVNINQIDEGISRLHRAMKTCLK
- a CDS encoding metallophosphoesterase family protein is translated as MDKIAIISDIHGNIPALETVLEDIKLRGIERIFCLGDLVGKGPQSSDVIDIVRKECEQVVMGNWDDFITKPTEFETLKWHQNQLSEEQMDYLRELPFSIEFMMSGKLIRMFHASPRSVYERIQPHATREERMSMFENSHVTQNIEGDRKPDIVCYGDVHQAFVQNFKGKTLCNAGSVGNPLEITQSSYLIFEGIYDQKEPASFSIQLVRLPYNIELAIQIAKECNMPEIDAYIQELTTAQYRGLKK
- a CDS encoding aminoglycoside phosphotransferase family protein — its product is MVKCTVISKGFSPDQKYKIELENRERYFIKVCDRVARKRKEEEYGYMSRLELLAIPMPKLLHVVNLDSCNQCVQVFEWMEGEDGKDILAKLTKKEQYIAGKRAGEVLKAIHTVKEKNVEESWKTLRWNKYKKYLQALEEYETDFIDIKQVLTFVETHKHLLQDRPVVFLHDDFHPANLMFYRNEFRAVIDFARFDFGDPIHDFYKLPLFTVDTSVPFAVGQIHGYCEGEPPLHFWKLYALYAAMIFPADIVWTHRITPNLVEKMKIRLRRIVEEHNGFTSYIPNWYKPLINIE
- a CDS encoding VOC family protein, encoding MLAFDHLVHAVRCTPKEAERQMKELGFHTVQGGEHTNWGTWNSLSYFDLSYIEFLAVRDEEQAKQADNPLVQETVEKLQNGEGMLQIALRTNRIEELATKFVEKGIQVKGPFEGKRMRNDEHLIEWKMLFVEQEESSPKLPFFIQWEECDTDRRRDLQQCGVIAPHRNDVKEMQTIYYTVKNVCETVERWKELLEVQVNSPQVYKEWNAICQSVFLGNVTIQFCEPIGEGIIQEQLEQNGEYPFAVELQGTHHLKSKKQVLGSVYIY